The Synergistaceae bacterium DNA segment CGTAACCTTCAGCATGTTCAGCCCGATTCCCATTATCATCAATCCGCCAAGCCCCGAAATATTCGCGTACATTGACTCCGTTATGACGCTCTCAGCCCATGACGCTCCGAGAGTAATTGCCCCCTGATATATGAACATGGGAATCACTGAGAACATCACGCCGACACCGTAAGCCCCCGCCATCATTGACCCCGCTATGCAGTCCATTATTCCTTTCGTCATTAATATTTCGGGATTGTGCCTGAGTCCGTCCTCAATTGAGCCGATTATAGCCATTGACCCAACGCAGAAGAGAAGAGTCGCGCTCACGAATCCGTCTGTGAATTTTTCGTTTGACGTGTGAATTTTTGCCTTCAGCGTGTCGCCGATGGAGTTTAATTTTGTCTCAATACCAAGAATTTCACCCGTTACAGCTCCAAGAACAAGACTCAGCAATACCGCTATTGAGTGTTCAGTCTTGAGTGTCATATTCACTCCGACATAAATTGTGAACAGTCCCAGGCAGTTGAAGATAGTATCATTCATTTTTTCGGGGATGAATTTTCCGGCGGTGAGTCCGATTATACTTCCGAGAATTACGGTTAATGAGTTGAAGATTGTCCCTCCTGCGGGAAGCGTACTGAAGATTTCAAGCATTACAGAAAAGTTTTCTCCTTTACGTTTTCGGGTAATTATATCGCGTGATAGAATTGACGCGGAAAAAATATCCCACTCAGCAAGGAGACATTCACACATGAAACTCAACAACATAATGAAGCAGGCTAGGCAGATGCAGTCTCAGATGATGCAGATACAGGAAAATTTAGCGTCCGAGACAGTAGAGGCCAGCGTCGGCGGGGGAATGGTAACAGCTACATTCACAGGGCAGGGCGACATGAAATCCGTAACAATTGACCCTGAAGTGATAAATCCTGACGACAAAGAAATGTTAGAGGATCTCATAATTTCGGCGGTCAACGAGGGACTCAAGAAGAGCCGCGAGCTTATGAGCGAGAAAATGGGCGGAATAACAAGCGCGCTCGGCGCAATGGGAATGGGATTCTAATTCTGACTCTGACTCATGGAATCTCTTGACAGCCTCGTGAACGCCCTCAAGAAATTTCCCGGACTCGGCCCGAAAAGCGCACGGCGTATAGCGTTCCACCTCCTGAAACAGGACAGCAGAGAGCTTCAGCGCATAGGGGGACTAATCGCGAACCTGAAGAAAG contains these protein-coding regions:
- a CDS encoding DUF554 domain-containing protein; the encoded protein is MLEIFSTLPAGGTIFNSLTVILGSIIGLTAGKFIPEKMNDTIFNCLGLFTIYVGVNMTLKTEHSIAVLLSLVLGAVTGEILGIETKLNSIGDTLKAKIHTSNEKFTDGFVSATLLFCVGSMAIIGSIEDGLRHNPEILMTKGIMDCIAGSMMAGAYGVGVMFSVIPMFIYQGAITLGASWAESVITESMYANISGLGGLMIMGIGLNMLKVTRLKLGDMLPGLVYVVFFTMLFA
- a CDS encoding YbaB/EbfC family nucleoid-associated protein; this translates as MKLNNIMKQARQMQSQMMQIQENLASETVEASVGGGMVTATFTGQGDMKSVTIDPEVINPDDKEMLEDLIISAVNEGLKKSRELMSEKMGGITSALGAMGMGF